A part of Legionella sainthelensi genomic DNA contains:
- a CDS encoding polysaccharide deacetylase family protein gives MKKKIPIFYYHSIGGSGPETLNLRYFNAHLDALKAQAYTTITLADLFKENFDATKKNAVLTFDDGLLDNYENALPLLNEYGFVGTFFVVPGFDEITRWVHPGKRKWSNVKKTGYTIPFKNMQKNHRKALLDAGMEIGSHSFSHPKLHLIDPKNLAYEISDSKKYLEDELGIAIETFCYPYGGYNAEVVNIVKNAGYLGATTTWPGYYNAEKSLFKTNRFLVENPIFFSEVLKGNGVSAYAYLKSKFLTHRINKRKF, from the coding sequence ATGAAGAAAAAAATTCCTATTTTCTATTATCATTCTATTGGTGGTAGTGGACCGGAAACATTAAATTTACGATATTTTAATGCACATTTAGATGCATTAAAAGCCCAAGCGTATACCACAATTACCCTCGCTGATTTATTTAAAGAAAATTTTGATGCAACAAAAAAAAATGCCGTATTAACCTTTGATGATGGCTTATTGGATAATTATGAAAATGCGTTACCTTTGTTAAATGAATATGGTTTTGTTGGCACTTTTTTTGTAGTCCCAGGGTTTGATGAAATAACACGTTGGGTGCATCCAGGTAAAAGAAAATGGAGTAATGTAAAAAAAACGGGGTATACAATACCCTTTAAAAATATGCAAAAAAACCACAGAAAAGCATTATTAGATGCTGGAATGGAAATTGGTTCACACAGCTTTTCTCATCCCAAACTTCATCTGATTGATCCAAAAAATCTTGCTTATGAAATTTCTGACTCCAAAAAATATTTAGAAGATGAGCTGGGGATTGCCATTGAAACGTTCTGCTATCCCTACGGAGGTTATAATGCCGAAGTAGTAAACATCGTAAAAAACGCCGGTTATCTTGGCGCTACAACCACATGGCCTGGCTATTATAATGCAGAAAAATCTCTTTTTAAGACTAATCGGTTCTTAGTTGAAAATCCAATCTTTTTCTCTGAAGTACTAAAGGGAAACGGGGTATCTGCCTACGCTTATTTGAAGTCAAAATTTTTAACTCACAGAATAAATAAACGTAAATTTTAA